The Coffea arabica cultivar ET-39 chromosome 4e, Coffea Arabica ET-39 HiFi, whole genome shotgun sequence genome includes a window with the following:
- the LOC113741432 gene encoding uncharacterized protein isoform X1 yields MSLNDDEEEESSGSDADDGFDEDMEALRRACLLTGTNVDDLENPCSPSPAVTATTSGAAATTGSDSDADDAEDDLELVRNIQKRFAIVTDNALEPLTLEPLYSIHPSANEDDDFETLRAIQRRFFAYSEGGLGESTEVVSHKPENSNLQEESPSYLDKINNATKDIEACSKVNAGTQPSDFSEWHDSDSVNAAILPVKGSSFPKAAEAFVDAIKKNRSCQKLIRSKLLHIETRIEELKKLKERVKILKDFQATCRKRVGQALSQKKDARVQLISVPKLSANVQLSQKKSSPMQYGPAENSQVANYREALEKFPVSVIRNKWSKEEREKLSNGVKQQFQKMLLQRSVDLLSDGDGSFDDSDNLDSIVASIRDLDITPDKMRQFLPKVNWDELASMYLPGRSGAECQARWLNCEDPLINQNSWTSTEDKNLLHVVQQKGLSNWIDIAVSMGTNRTPFQCLARYQRSLNASIIKREWTEEEDNQLRAAVEAFGESNWQVVASAMEGRIGTQCSNRWMKSLHPARQRVGKWTPEEDKRLKVAVMLFGPKTWKKIARFVPGRTQVQCRERWVNCLDPSLNRNDWTQEEDSKLKAAIEEHGYCWSKVAACVPPRTDSQCRRRWKVLLPHEVPWLQAAKKMQRAALISNFVDRESERPGLLPSDFVPLPEITCTSESERINLSGHQNWGLSNLCSEEVLASGTEVESFTGDSISRRKRQKRKSRRTNSIASSEEHLSYCPDTMHSSETMHSNDLETLGGFNHCQNRSSQKSKGMASGYKCTSKKRARRTHPKRDGCSDSVDRISSSNNVNSLIMTGGEETRELVRDDGSGTQCKQDFDQHPSYSRCNKSLEENGGCNDTEGHQLSFDNPNLLLIAKGEEAVEVNRSDGVATFGQKASKLHPRRSGHNEPPDGIPGISFPNTAEFDVVHDTVVNKQRSETKSTPEKSESTNAVDHHSSSLLNSTVEKDLGTSGVIGSKRGKRSRNRDEISVVEETENDDMTLAEFCNKRLAAENTGDDDMTLAMFCNMIKKRRRG; encoded by the exons atgtcctTAAACGAtgacgaagaagaagaatcatCCGGAAGCGACGCCGACGATGGATTTGACGAAGACATGGAAGCTTTAAGAAGAGCCTGTCTTCTCACTGGAACAAACGTAGATGACCTCGAAAACCCCTGCTCTCCCTCCCCAGCGGTCACCGCCACTACTAGCGGAGCCGCCGCCACTACTGGTTCCGATTCGGATGCTGATGACGCCGAAGATGACCTTGAATTGGTCCGTAATATACAGAAAAGATTCGCGATTGTGACTGATAATGCATTGGAGCCATTGACACTCGAGCCTTTATACTCGATACATCCCTCTGCGAACGAAGATGATGATTTTGAAACTCTCCGCGCTATACAGCGGCGGTTTTTTGCTTATAGTGAAG GTGGGCTGGGAGAAAGCACGGAAGTTGTATCTCACAAACCTGAGAATTCTAATTTGCAAGAAGAGTCTCCCAGTTATCTGGACAAGATCAACAATGCCACCAAGGATATTGAAGCTTGTAGTAAGGTTAATGCTGGAACCCAGCCTTCTGATTTCAGTGAGTGGCACGATTCTGATTCTGTTAATGCAGCTATATTGCCTGTTAAAGGTTCCTCTTTCCCAAAAGCAGCTGAAGCCTTTGTGGATGCAATCAAGAAGAATAGGTCTTGTCAGAAACTAATTAGGAGCAAATTGTTGCACATTGAAACCAGGATTGAAGAGCtaaaaaaattgaaggaaagggTGAAAATCCTGAAAGATTTTCAGGCTACTTGTAGAAAGAGAGTTGGCCAAGCCTTATCACAGAAGAAGGATGCCCGCGTCCAGCTAATATCTGTGCCAAAGCTAAGTGCTAATGTGCAG CTTAGTCAGAAGAAGTCATCTCCTATGCAATATGGGCCTGCTGAGAATTCTCAAGTTGCTAATTATAGAGAGGCTTTAGAAAAGTTTCCTGTATCTGTGATTCGAAATAAGTGGtcaaaggaagagagagagaagctCTCGAATGGTGTGAAACAGCAATTTCAAAAGATGTTGCTTCAAAGATCAGTTGATTTACTAAG TGATGGAGATGGATCTTTTGATGATTCTGATAATTTGGACAGCATTGTTGCATCAATCAGGGATCTCGATATTACCCCTGACAAGATGAGACAATTTCTGCCAAAGGTCAACTGGGATGAGTTAGCCTCCATGTATCTTCCTGGTAGATCCGGTGCCGAATGTCAAGCAAG GTGGTTGAACTGTGAGGACCCCTTAATTAACCAAAATTCTTGGACTTCAACGGAGGACAAGAATCTGCTGCATGTTGTTCAACAGAAGGGGCTTAGTAACTGGATAGATATTGCTGTATCAATGGGGACAAATAGGACCCCGTTTCAGTGCTTGGCTCGTTATCAAAGAAGCCTTAATGCTTCCATAATCAAAAGGGAGTGGACTGAGGAGGAGGATAATCAACTTCGAGCAGCCGTAGAGGCTTTTGGAGAAAGCAACTGGCAGGTCGTTGCTTCGGCTATGGAAGGACGGATAGGTACCCAATGCTCTAATAG ATGGATGAAATCACTTCACCCAGCCAGGCAAAGGGTTGGTAAGTGGACTCCAGAGGAAGACAAGCGCTTAAAAGTTGCTGTGATGCTCTTTGGGCCGAAAACTTGGAAAAAAATAGCCCGATTTGTCCCTGGAAGGACACAAGTTCAGTGTAGAGAAAG ATGGGTGAACTGCTTAGATCCCTCTCTAAATCGGAATGACTGGACACAAGAAGAGGATTCAAAATTAAAGGCAGCCATTGAAGAGCATGGCTATTGTTGGTCTAAGGTTGCAGCGTGTGTTCCGCCTCGTACTGATAGTCAGTGCCGAAG GAGATGGAAGGTGCTTCTTCCACATGAAGTGCCTTGGCTTCAAGCTGCCAAAAAGATGCAAAGGGCCGCTCTGATTTCAAACTTTGTCGATCGGGAATCAGAACGGCCTGGCCTACTGCCTAGTGATTTTGTCCCATTGCCAGAAATAACTTGTACATCTGAATCTGAGCGTATCAATCTCTCTGGACATCAGAACTGGGGGTTGAG CAATCTATGCTCCGAGGAAGTTTTGGCCAGTGGCACTGAGGTGGAGAGCTTCACTGGTGATTCAatctcaagaaggaagagacaAAAGAGGAAGTCAAGGAGGACCAATTCTATTGCTTCATCGGAAGAACATTTGTCCTATTGTCCAGATACAATGCATTCTTCAGAAACAATGCACAGTAACGATCTGGAGACATTGGGTGGATTTAATCATTGCCAAAATAG AAGCTCACAGAAGTCCAAGGGCATGGCTTCTGGGTACAAGTGTACTTCCAAAAAGAGGGCTAGGAGAACACATCCCAAGAGGGATGGATGTTCTGATAGTGTAGATCGGATATCATCTTCTAATAACGTGAATTCGTTGATTATGACTGGTGGAGAGGAGACAAGGGAACTGGTTAGAGATGATGGATCCGGTACTCAGTGTAAACAAGATTTTGACCAACATCCAAGCTACAGCAGATGCAACAAGTCACTAGAAGAAAATGGAGGTTGTAATGACACAGAAGGTCATCAATTATCATTTGATAATCCAAATTTGTTGTTGATAGCGAAAGGAGAAGAGGCAGTTGAAGTTAATAGAAGCGATGGAGTAGCTACCTTCGGTCAAAAGGCTTCTAAATTACATCCAAGACGGTCTGGACACAATGAACCACcggatggaattcctggaatATCCTTTCCCAATACTGCTGAATTTGATGTTGTACATGATACTGTTGTTAATAAGCAGAGAAGTGAGACCAAGTCAACTCCAGAGAAGAGTGAAAGTACTAATGCTGTAGACCATCACTCATCATCGCTGTTGAATTCAACAGTGGAGAAGGACTTGGGTACATCTGGCGTCATTGGTAGCAAGAGAGGCAAAAGATCAAGAAATAGAGATGAGATTTCAGTAgtagaagaaacagaaaatgaTGACATGACCCTTGCTGAATTTTGCAATAAAAGATTAGCAGCAGAAAATACAGGGGATGATGACATGACGCTTGCTATGTTTTGCAACATGATTAAGAAAAGGAGAAGAGGTTAA
- the LOC113742155 gene encoding small ribosomal subunit protein RACK1 — protein MSQDQLILRGTMRAHTDWVTAIATPIDNTDMIVTSSRDKSIILWSLTKEDKTYGVPRRRLTGHSHFVQDVVLSSDGQFALSGSWDGELRLWDLQSGNTARRFVGHTKDVLSVAFSIDNRQIVSASRDKTIKLWNTLGECKYTIQDADGHTDWVSCVRFSPNNLQPTIVSGSWDRTVKIWNLSNCKMRATLAGHTGYVNTAAVSPDGSLCASGGKDGVILLWDLAEGKKLYSLDAGSIIHALCFSPNRYWLCAATEASIKIWDLESKSIVVDLRVDLKQESEMAAEGTTVQTTGAKNKVIYCTSLSWSADGSTLFSGYTDGVIRVWGIMRY, from the exons ATGTCTCAAGATCAGCTGATCCTCCGCGGCACAATGAGGGCCCACACCGACTGGGTCACGGCCATCGCCACTCCAATCGACAACACAGACATGATCGTCACTTCTTCCCGCGACAAATCCATCATCCTCTGGTCCTTGACCAAAGAAGACAAAACCTACGGCGTCCCTCGCCGCCGCCTCACCGGCCACTCTCACTTCGTCCAAGACGTCGTTCTCTCCTCTGATGGTCAGTTCGCTCTCTCCGGCTCCTGGGACGGCGAGCTCCGCCTTTGGGACCTTCAATCTGGCAACACCGCTCGCCGCTTCGTCGGCCACACTAAAGATGTTCTCTCCGTAGCCTTCTCCATTGACAACCGCCAAATTGTCTCTGCTTCTCGCGACAAAACCATCAAGCTGTGGAACACTCTCGGGGAATGCAAATACACCATCCAGGATGCTGATGGGCATACCGATTGGGTTTCTTGCGTTCGGTTTAGCCCGAATAATCTGCAGCCGACAATTGTTTCTGGGTCGTGGGATCGAACTGtgaagatttggaatttgagtAACTGTAAGATGAGGGCAACTTTGGCTGGGCATACTGGGTATGTGAATACTGCGGCGGTTTCTCCTGATGGATCGTTGTGTGCTAGTGGAGGGAAGGATGGAGTGATTTTGTTGTGGGATTTGGCTGAGGGAAAGAAGCTCTATTCGTTGGATGCTGGTTCCATTATCCATGCTTTGTGTTTTAGTCCTAACAGGTACTGGCTTTGTGCTGCAACTGAGGCGAGCATTAAGATTTGGGATTTGGAGAGTAAGAGTATTGTGGTGGATTTGAGGGTTGATTTGAAGCAAGAGAGCGAAATGGCTGCTGAAGGCACCACTGTTCAGACAACTGGTGCTAAAAACAAG GTCATCTACTGCACCAGTCTTAGCTGGAGTGCTGATGGAAGCACACTTTTCAGTGGTTACACAGATGGTGTCATCAGAGTTTGGGGTATCATGCGTTACTAG
- the LOC113741432 gene encoding uncharacterized protein isoform X3: MMILKLSALYSGGFLLIVKVGWEKARKLYLTNLRILICKKSLPVIWTRSTMPPRILKLVVRIEELKKLKERVKILKDFQATCRKRVGQALSQKKDARVQLISVPKLSANVQLSQKKSSPMQYGPAENSQVANYREALEKFPVSVIRNKWSKEEREKLSNGVKQQFQKMLLQRSVDLLSDGDGSFDDSDNLDSIVASIRDLDITPDKMRQFLPKVNWDELASMYLPGRSGAECQARWLNCEDPLINQNSWTSTEDKNLLHVVQQKGLSNWIDIAVSMGTNRTPFQCLARYQRSLNASIIKREWTEEEDNQLRAAVEAFGESNWQVVASAMEGRIGTQCSNRWMKSLHPARQRVGKWTPEEDKRLKVAVMLFGPKTWKKIARFVPGRTQVQCRERWVNCLDPSLNRNDWTQEEDSKLKAAIEEHGYCWSKVAACVPPRTDSQCRRRWKVLLPHEVPWLQAAKKMQRAALISNFVDRESERPGLLPSDFVPLPEITCTSESERINLSGHQNWGLSNLCSEEVLASGTEVESFTGDSISRRKRQKRKSRRTNSIASSEEHLSYCPDTMHSSETMHSNDLETLGGFNHCQNRSSQKSKGMASGYKCTSKKRARRTHPKRDGCSDSVDRISSSNNVNSLIMTGGEETRELVRDDGSGTQCKQDFDQHPSYSRCNKSLEENGGCNDTEGHQLSFDNPNLLLIAKGEEAVEVNRSDGVATFGQKASKLHPRRSGHNEPPDGIPGISFPNTAEFDVVHDTVVNKQRSETKSTPEKSESTNAVDHHSSSLLNSTVEKDLGTSGVIGSKRGKRSRNRDEISVVEETENDDMTLAEFCNKRLAAENTGDDDMTLAMFCNMIKKRRRG, translated from the exons ATGATGATTTTGAAACTCTCCGCGCTATACAGCGGCGGTTTTTTGCTTATAGTGAAG GTGGGCTGGGAGAAAGCACGGAAGTTGTATCTCACAAACCTGAGAATTCTAATTTGCAAGAAGAGTCTCCCAGTTATCTGGACAAGATCAACAATGCCACCAAGGATATTGAAGCTTGTAGTAAG GATTGAAGAGCtaaaaaaattgaaggaaagggTGAAAATCCTGAAAGATTTTCAGGCTACTTGTAGAAAGAGAGTTGGCCAAGCCTTATCACAGAAGAAGGATGCCCGCGTCCAGCTAATATCTGTGCCAAAGCTAAGTGCTAATGTGCAG CTTAGTCAGAAGAAGTCATCTCCTATGCAATATGGGCCTGCTGAGAATTCTCAAGTTGCTAATTATAGAGAGGCTTTAGAAAAGTTTCCTGTATCTGTGATTCGAAATAAGTGGtcaaaggaagagagagagaagctCTCGAATGGTGTGAAACAGCAATTTCAAAAGATGTTGCTTCAAAGATCAGTTGATTTACTAAG TGATGGAGATGGATCTTTTGATGATTCTGATAATTTGGACAGCATTGTTGCATCAATCAGGGATCTCGATATTACCCCTGACAAGATGAGACAATTTCTGCCAAAGGTCAACTGGGATGAGTTAGCCTCCATGTATCTTCCTGGTAGATCCGGTGCCGAATGTCAAGCAAG GTGGTTGAACTGTGAGGACCCCTTAATTAACCAAAATTCTTGGACTTCAACGGAGGACAAGAATCTGCTGCATGTTGTTCAACAGAAGGGGCTTAGTAACTGGATAGATATTGCTGTATCAATGGGGACAAATAGGACCCCGTTTCAGTGCTTGGCTCGTTATCAAAGAAGCCTTAATGCTTCCATAATCAAAAGGGAGTGGACTGAGGAGGAGGATAATCAACTTCGAGCAGCCGTAGAGGCTTTTGGAGAAAGCAACTGGCAGGTCGTTGCTTCGGCTATGGAAGGACGGATAGGTACCCAATGCTCTAATAG ATGGATGAAATCACTTCACCCAGCCAGGCAAAGGGTTGGTAAGTGGACTCCAGAGGAAGACAAGCGCTTAAAAGTTGCTGTGATGCTCTTTGGGCCGAAAACTTGGAAAAAAATAGCCCGATTTGTCCCTGGAAGGACACAAGTTCAGTGTAGAGAAAG ATGGGTGAACTGCTTAGATCCCTCTCTAAATCGGAATGACTGGACACAAGAAGAGGATTCAAAATTAAAGGCAGCCATTGAAGAGCATGGCTATTGTTGGTCTAAGGTTGCAGCGTGTGTTCCGCCTCGTACTGATAGTCAGTGCCGAAG GAGATGGAAGGTGCTTCTTCCACATGAAGTGCCTTGGCTTCAAGCTGCCAAAAAGATGCAAAGGGCCGCTCTGATTTCAAACTTTGTCGATCGGGAATCAGAACGGCCTGGCCTACTGCCTAGTGATTTTGTCCCATTGCCAGAAATAACTTGTACATCTGAATCTGAGCGTATCAATCTCTCTGGACATCAGAACTGGGGGTTGAG CAATCTATGCTCCGAGGAAGTTTTGGCCAGTGGCACTGAGGTGGAGAGCTTCACTGGTGATTCAatctcaagaaggaagagacaAAAGAGGAAGTCAAGGAGGACCAATTCTATTGCTTCATCGGAAGAACATTTGTCCTATTGTCCAGATACAATGCATTCTTCAGAAACAATGCACAGTAACGATCTGGAGACATTGGGTGGATTTAATCATTGCCAAAATAG AAGCTCACAGAAGTCCAAGGGCATGGCTTCTGGGTACAAGTGTACTTCCAAAAAGAGGGCTAGGAGAACACATCCCAAGAGGGATGGATGTTCTGATAGTGTAGATCGGATATCATCTTCTAATAACGTGAATTCGTTGATTATGACTGGTGGAGAGGAGACAAGGGAACTGGTTAGAGATGATGGATCCGGTACTCAGTGTAAACAAGATTTTGACCAACATCCAAGCTACAGCAGATGCAACAAGTCACTAGAAGAAAATGGAGGTTGTAATGACACAGAAGGTCATCAATTATCATTTGATAATCCAAATTTGTTGTTGATAGCGAAAGGAGAAGAGGCAGTTGAAGTTAATAGAAGCGATGGAGTAGCTACCTTCGGTCAAAAGGCTTCTAAATTACATCCAAGACGGTCTGGACACAATGAACCACcggatggaattcctggaatATCCTTTCCCAATACTGCTGAATTTGATGTTGTACATGATACTGTTGTTAATAAGCAGAGAAGTGAGACCAAGTCAACTCCAGAGAAGAGTGAAAGTACTAATGCTGTAGACCATCACTCATCATCGCTGTTGAATTCAACAGTGGAGAAGGACTTGGGTACATCTGGCGTCATTGGTAGCAAGAGAGGCAAAAGATCAAGAAATAGAGATGAGATTTCAGTAgtagaagaaacagaaaatgaTGACATGACCCTTGCTGAATTTTGCAATAAAAGATTAGCAGCAGAAAATACAGGGGATGATGACATGACGCTTGCTATGTTTTGCAACATGATTAAGAAAAGGAGAAGAGGTTAA
- the LOC113741432 gene encoding uncharacterized protein isoform X2 translates to MSLNDDEEEESSGSDADDGFDEDMEALRRACLLTGTNVDDLENPCSPSPAVTATTSGAAATTGSDSDADDAEDDLELVRNIQKRFAIVTDNALEPLTLEPLYSIHPSANEDDDFETLRAIQRRFFAYSEGGLGESTEVVSHKPENSNLQEESPSYLDKINNATKDIEACSKVNAGTQPSDFTEAFVDAIKKNRSCQKLIRSKLLHIETRIEELKKLKERVKILKDFQATCRKRVGQALSQKKDARVQLISVPKLSANVQLSQKKSSPMQYGPAENSQVANYREALEKFPVSVIRNKWSKEEREKLSNGVKQQFQKMLLQRSVDLLSDGDGSFDDSDNLDSIVASIRDLDITPDKMRQFLPKVNWDELASMYLPGRSGAECQARWLNCEDPLINQNSWTSTEDKNLLHVVQQKGLSNWIDIAVSMGTNRTPFQCLARYQRSLNASIIKREWTEEEDNQLRAAVEAFGESNWQVVASAMEGRIGTQCSNRWMKSLHPARQRVGKWTPEEDKRLKVAVMLFGPKTWKKIARFVPGRTQVQCRERWVNCLDPSLNRNDWTQEEDSKLKAAIEEHGYCWSKVAACVPPRTDSQCRRRWKVLLPHEVPWLQAAKKMQRAALISNFVDRESERPGLLPSDFVPLPEITCTSESERINLSGHQNWGLSNLCSEEVLASGTEVESFTGDSISRRKRQKRKSRRTNSIASSEEHLSYCPDTMHSSETMHSNDLETLGGFNHCQNRSSQKSKGMASGYKCTSKKRARRTHPKRDGCSDSVDRISSSNNVNSLIMTGGEETRELVRDDGSGTQCKQDFDQHPSYSRCNKSLEENGGCNDTEGHQLSFDNPNLLLIAKGEEAVEVNRSDGVATFGQKASKLHPRRSGHNEPPDGIPGISFPNTAEFDVVHDTVVNKQRSETKSTPEKSESTNAVDHHSSSLLNSTVEKDLGTSGVIGSKRGKRSRNRDEISVVEETENDDMTLAEFCNKRLAAENTGDDDMTLAMFCNMIKKRRRG, encoded by the exons atgtcctTAAACGAtgacgaagaagaagaatcatCCGGAAGCGACGCCGACGATGGATTTGACGAAGACATGGAAGCTTTAAGAAGAGCCTGTCTTCTCACTGGAACAAACGTAGATGACCTCGAAAACCCCTGCTCTCCCTCCCCAGCGGTCACCGCCACTACTAGCGGAGCCGCCGCCACTACTGGTTCCGATTCGGATGCTGATGACGCCGAAGATGACCTTGAATTGGTCCGTAATATACAGAAAAGATTCGCGATTGTGACTGATAATGCATTGGAGCCATTGACACTCGAGCCTTTATACTCGATACATCCCTCTGCGAACGAAGATGATGATTTTGAAACTCTCCGCGCTATACAGCGGCGGTTTTTTGCTTATAGTGAAG GTGGGCTGGGAGAAAGCACGGAAGTTGTATCTCACAAACCTGAGAATTCTAATTTGCAAGAAGAGTCTCCCAGTTATCTGGACAAGATCAACAATGCCACCAAGGATATTGAAGCTTGTAGTAAGGTTAATGCTGGAACCCAGCCTTCTGATTTCA CTGAAGCCTTTGTGGATGCAATCAAGAAGAATAGGTCTTGTCAGAAACTAATTAGGAGCAAATTGTTGCACATTGAAACCAGGATTGAAGAGCtaaaaaaattgaaggaaagggTGAAAATCCTGAAAGATTTTCAGGCTACTTGTAGAAAGAGAGTTGGCCAAGCCTTATCACAGAAGAAGGATGCCCGCGTCCAGCTAATATCTGTGCCAAAGCTAAGTGCTAATGTGCAG CTTAGTCAGAAGAAGTCATCTCCTATGCAATATGGGCCTGCTGAGAATTCTCAAGTTGCTAATTATAGAGAGGCTTTAGAAAAGTTTCCTGTATCTGTGATTCGAAATAAGTGGtcaaaggaagagagagagaagctCTCGAATGGTGTGAAACAGCAATTTCAAAAGATGTTGCTTCAAAGATCAGTTGATTTACTAAG TGATGGAGATGGATCTTTTGATGATTCTGATAATTTGGACAGCATTGTTGCATCAATCAGGGATCTCGATATTACCCCTGACAAGATGAGACAATTTCTGCCAAAGGTCAACTGGGATGAGTTAGCCTCCATGTATCTTCCTGGTAGATCCGGTGCCGAATGTCAAGCAAG GTGGTTGAACTGTGAGGACCCCTTAATTAACCAAAATTCTTGGACTTCAACGGAGGACAAGAATCTGCTGCATGTTGTTCAACAGAAGGGGCTTAGTAACTGGATAGATATTGCTGTATCAATGGGGACAAATAGGACCCCGTTTCAGTGCTTGGCTCGTTATCAAAGAAGCCTTAATGCTTCCATAATCAAAAGGGAGTGGACTGAGGAGGAGGATAATCAACTTCGAGCAGCCGTAGAGGCTTTTGGAGAAAGCAACTGGCAGGTCGTTGCTTCGGCTATGGAAGGACGGATAGGTACCCAATGCTCTAATAG ATGGATGAAATCACTTCACCCAGCCAGGCAAAGGGTTGGTAAGTGGACTCCAGAGGAAGACAAGCGCTTAAAAGTTGCTGTGATGCTCTTTGGGCCGAAAACTTGGAAAAAAATAGCCCGATTTGTCCCTGGAAGGACACAAGTTCAGTGTAGAGAAAG ATGGGTGAACTGCTTAGATCCCTCTCTAAATCGGAATGACTGGACACAAGAAGAGGATTCAAAATTAAAGGCAGCCATTGAAGAGCATGGCTATTGTTGGTCTAAGGTTGCAGCGTGTGTTCCGCCTCGTACTGATAGTCAGTGCCGAAG GAGATGGAAGGTGCTTCTTCCACATGAAGTGCCTTGGCTTCAAGCTGCCAAAAAGATGCAAAGGGCCGCTCTGATTTCAAACTTTGTCGATCGGGAATCAGAACGGCCTGGCCTACTGCCTAGTGATTTTGTCCCATTGCCAGAAATAACTTGTACATCTGAATCTGAGCGTATCAATCTCTCTGGACATCAGAACTGGGGGTTGAG CAATCTATGCTCCGAGGAAGTTTTGGCCAGTGGCACTGAGGTGGAGAGCTTCACTGGTGATTCAatctcaagaaggaagagacaAAAGAGGAAGTCAAGGAGGACCAATTCTATTGCTTCATCGGAAGAACATTTGTCCTATTGTCCAGATACAATGCATTCTTCAGAAACAATGCACAGTAACGATCTGGAGACATTGGGTGGATTTAATCATTGCCAAAATAG AAGCTCACAGAAGTCCAAGGGCATGGCTTCTGGGTACAAGTGTACTTCCAAAAAGAGGGCTAGGAGAACACATCCCAAGAGGGATGGATGTTCTGATAGTGTAGATCGGATATCATCTTCTAATAACGTGAATTCGTTGATTATGACTGGTGGAGAGGAGACAAGGGAACTGGTTAGAGATGATGGATCCGGTACTCAGTGTAAACAAGATTTTGACCAACATCCAAGCTACAGCAGATGCAACAAGTCACTAGAAGAAAATGGAGGTTGTAATGACACAGAAGGTCATCAATTATCATTTGATAATCCAAATTTGTTGTTGATAGCGAAAGGAGAAGAGGCAGTTGAAGTTAATAGAAGCGATGGAGTAGCTACCTTCGGTCAAAAGGCTTCTAAATTACATCCAAGACGGTCTGGACACAATGAACCACcggatggaattcctggaatATCCTTTCCCAATACTGCTGAATTTGATGTTGTACATGATACTGTTGTTAATAAGCAGAGAAGTGAGACCAAGTCAACTCCAGAGAAGAGTGAAAGTACTAATGCTGTAGACCATCACTCATCATCGCTGTTGAATTCAACAGTGGAGAAGGACTTGGGTACATCTGGCGTCATTGGTAGCAAGAGAGGCAAAAGATCAAGAAATAGAGATGAGATTTCAGTAgtagaagaaacagaaaatgaTGACATGACCCTTGCTGAATTTTGCAATAAAAGATTAGCAGCAGAAAATACAGGGGATGATGACATGACGCTTGCTATGTTTTGCAACATGATTAAGAAAAGGAGAAGAGGTTAA